The Spinacia oleracea cultivar Varoflay chromosome 2, BTI_SOV_V1, whole genome shotgun sequence DNA segment GAGTTGTATATGCAGGTCTTTCCAGATTCAAGAGACAGATTATGTGTATGGCATTTGCATCAGAATGCTATTACCAGATTTGGGGCATTGAAACGAGATCCAACTTTTAAGAAGACATTCAACTATTGCTTGTATAAGTGTGTCACAGTAGTTGAATTTGAAACCAATTGGAGATCAATGCTGCAACAATATGAGCTGATAGGGGAAGAGTGGTTTACAAATGTATACGATTTGAGAGAAAAATGGTGCCCTGCGCTAAGCAAAGACTTCTTTTCAGCTGGGATTTTGTCTTCACAACGAAGTGAAAGCACTAATCACGCCATCGGATTTAGAGCAAACAGAGCAACCAGTTTAACTGATTTCTATAGATTGTTCAAAGGTACAATACAACGTTGGAGAAGTACAGAAAAGCAAGCTGAATTCTCTTGTAGTAAATCGGTTCCATCCTCGGCTTTACCACTATCTGGATTGTTGAAACATGCATCAGAAGTTTACACGTTGTCACTATTCAGAGACTTTGAGGAGGAATTTGGATATTCAATTGCAACAACAGCAAAATTAATTTGGAAACAAGGTAAATATCAGaatttaaagttagtctttttacTGTAAAAGTTATgcctttttttaataaaagttgATAAACTGAAATATAAAGTTTATTAACTTTTAATTCACCAGGGCTAACTTTTATAcatattttcataactttaagtaaaaagttttggttttttgttttaaaagttaagattttgaaaaagtttaggcatctgaagttaaagtttagaattctgaagttaaagctaggttttttatttttaaagttaTGTAACCTgaaaaattaagtttcataactttaagtacaccagggctaacttttatattgatttTCCTAACTTTAAAACATGGTACTACTAATGCAGAAAATACTGAGTTCTATGCTGTGTCCATTGATGAAGAACCTTGGTCTGCACAGAGAGTAACATACATCCACGAGAGCCAAACAGTATCATGTACGTGTAAAAACTTTGAAGCTTCAGGATGGTTGTGCTACCACTGCATTAGGATATTGCACCTTCATTCGGTTAACCGGATTCCAGAACAGTACATCAAAAAGAGGTGGACAAAATCTGCCAAGTCATCAGTTTGGAACaaattagaaaatgaaaaacCAGAAGAGGTGCAGTACACACCTTGGCGCCAAACCATGGCTAGGAAATACTACAACCTTATCTTGAAAAGCCAATCAAATGAGGAGACAAGAACCCTTATGGAGGATGGTTATGCCGCTAGTGTGTCTCTGGTTGATGAACTTCTAGCGTCATTAAATGTTTCAAACACTGACGACGCTTCAACCACAGAAACAAGTGCAACAGCAGCACCTGAAACAAGTGCAACAGCAGCACCTGAAACAAATGCAACAGCAGCATATGAAACAAACTCAGCACCAGCAGGTAAAAGTTAATTGTTTTTTGGTTAAAGTTAAGATATTCcttgttaaagttaagttagagATGATGAAAGTCTGTCTTAACTTTAGaataaatttcataactttaacctacagaactacaactttaaaccaaaaaaactataatgtgtgaaataaaaacAGATTGGAACTCACATTTtcttaaaaaggaaaatatgtaaaagttacaattttataagtaaaagttagggttttatatGTTAAAGTTTGGGTTTTATAAGTAAAAGTTATGATACAGTATGTTAAATGTTTGTAGGTACTCATGCAACAACAACAAGTGATACAAGTGTACAACAAGCAACAAGTTCTGAACCTGCAACAAACACAGCAACTGAACCTCCTATGGTATTGGATCCTGAACGTTGCACAACAAAAGGAAGGAACAAAAGACCACGAGGACCATTTGTCAAAAAGAAGAAGGGAAAAACTGCAGCGCCTCCAACAGCAGACTTTGGAACAATAACTCCAAATTTGAGATTATTTTGAttcttttaatgttttatatcaaaaatagaatttaattttttcttaaagttaaagttaaggtttatgaagttaaagtttaacattctgaagttaaagtttactaGACTTGAGAACTTAGTAAAAGTTTCTTTacattgaaagtttgaatatataCATTAAAATTTAGTGAAGTATAATATTTCTATGAAGTGTATATATCTTTTAATCTGTCTTTTGTTCAAAAATGTAAAAGTTGGATTTATATATTAAAAGTCAGGCTAGATATAGTAAAAGTTGAGGTATATTTGCTTAACTTTTAGCATTAAATTAACAACTTCTAATATGTTACGTAACTTTTTCTAAACATCGCCAAAACCCATGTTACTTGGACTGACTTGGATACGTGTCCAAGTGTCTAAGATaaattgtgaatttttttttcggaTTTAAGTTGAAAATAAAGTTTCAAAGTGCATGGATACTTAACGTACAATGAAGAATTGAAGTTATataccaaaaaccaatattatacttaaagttgagagttttgtacttaaagttaccctttttgtaataaaagttagataaactaatattaaattttcttaactatttcaataacaGGGCTAACTTTAATTGTGATAATCTTAACTTTAAGCATAAAATCAACAACTTTAAATACATGTTTCAGAATCCTagactttaactttagaaccctcaactttaactcaattatcctaaactttaagcctaaactttaactttagatccctcaactttaactctaaaaccctaactttaactctataatcctcaactttaacttaattatcctaaactttaacagcagaatcctaaactttaattttagaaccttcaactttaactctaaaaccctaactttaactctataatcctcaactttaactcaattatcctcaactttaactcagaATCCTAAATTTAACTTTGgattccttaactttaacttcaaatgcctaaactttaactttaaaatctAAGTCTTTAAGTTCAGAAACCTTAATTATAACTTCAGACTCCAAAACTTCAACTTCAGATGCTTAAACTTTAACaacagaatcctaaactttaacttaagAACTCTCAACTTTAACTAAATTATCctaaacttttacagaaacTGAACATTaccaaaaaccaatattatttttaaagttGATCTTAACTATAACAATAACAGGGCTAACTTTAATTATAATATTCTTAACTTTAACCATAGAATCAACAACTTTAAAAATACATGTTTCCATGTTCTACTGAACATCACCAAAAACCAAAATTATATGCCATATATACACAAAAATGGCATTATACTCTAGAGAAATATTTTTGTGAAAATGTAAAAGTTAAGATTATTGTACTTAAAgttttgatgaactttaaaactaatattaaaatTTCATGCCGCAGGTTTCTTTGCCGTCCGTTTGGTAGGAGCTTGCTTCTTCTCTGGTGGTCCTACATTTTCGGGGACAGATGCATCTGCTACATTCCTTTTAAGACGTTTTCTTGAAGTAAAAGTCTTCAACGGTTGTTTGTTGCCCTCTGCCgcattatcattcacatctGCCACATTGTTATTCATCTCTGCCATATTACCCTCTGGTTTCTCGTTCTCATTGGCATTCTCCTGTGCAATTTTACCCTCTGGTTTCTTGTTCTCATTGGCATTCTCCTCTGCTTTCTTTTCAACTTCCTTCTCCTTTTTGGCAGCTTCTTTCTTCAACTTCCTATCATTTGCCAATTTTTGCTTCCTCCTGGTTACCACATGTGGATAGACATCTACTCGTTTGGAATTGAAATCAGCAAGTTTATTGAGAACTTCTGCCCGTTTGTCATTCATGTTAGATAACACAAGTGTGGCACATATTTCGGCACGCAGAACAATCCTTTTACGGGGCTGtattatttgaaaaaaaaaagaataacatTATCAACATCATTTTAAATTCCAAAATAAATAAGGCTAATAAAAGTTAAGCAAATTGCTGTAAATGTTAGGAATTTTGACTTAAAAGTTATGATTCGAAAAAATTCTAACCTCTTTCAAATCAGGACAGCTACATTTGGTTCCTTCAAATGTCAACATACTAATCATTGTATAAATTCCACAATCAAGGTCAGAACCTTTTGCAGTCTTCCAATCAAACTCAATCTCCTCCATGGGGTACGTTCCAATATCACCTTCATGATTATTGCCTCTATCATCAAGGAAAGTACCCAGGAGATCACACTGAAAACAATATTAAACACATTTATTGGTTTGTAACAGAAAAAAGAAAGTTGAACCGGTAATTCAACATTCTTAAATTGACTAGAGGTAATTACCAGagttgttgaaaaactttccaaatcaatGATTTGAGCTTCATCATACACAAGATTGTCCACGTGTTGCATCGTTTTGGTTTTCAAATTCAACAcaaataggaaaaagtggcgttctcgaaaaaaaggaacaaaaacctacaaaaacaaaacatattGTGATGTTAATAGATACACAAAAACAAAACTTAAACTAGTTAaagtaaactttaacttcagaatcctaaactttaactttggaTACCTTAACTTTAAGTTCAaatgcctaaactttaactttaaaatctTAAACTTTAAGTTCAGATACCTTAATTACAACTTCAGACTCCAAAACTTTAATTTCAGGTCTAAACTTTAACAACAGAatgctaaactttaactttagaaccctcaactttaactctaaaatcctcaactttaactctaaaatcctcaactttaactcaattatcataaactttaacttcagaaaccttaactttaaatttagaatccttaactttaacttcagaaaaatttaatgttagAAGTTGAATTTTAGGATTCTAAACttaaagttaaggtttctgaagttaaagttaaggataatTCAGTTAAAGTTGAGAATtttagaaccctcaactttaactctaaaattctcaactttaactcaattatgGTAAACTCTAACttcagaaaccttaactttaactttagatcctaaactttaacttcataaAACTTGACTTTAAATTTAGAAtccttaatttaattttgagttGATGCCAAGTAATAACTGACCAGATCAACACAGGTGATGTCAAAGCCATTGTTGTAAATATCAATCCACTCTTTCCAACAAATTAGAAGCTGATCCATAGCAGCCTCGTTAGTTGAATCTTGCCAAAGAAGTTCCAAAATTTCCTACAAgggaaaacaaacaaattagTACAACACAAACATTTCCTAAAAATATGTTAACTTTTACTAAACTACTACACAATTTAAGAAACTCACACTTTGGCGGACAACAAAACAGAATTTTGAAGGCGGTGAGGCATGCtgcatttcatttgcatttatcATTAATGCCCAACACTCAATAATAGACAAATAGATCTCTTGATCTTCAGCAAGTGACAACATATCCTCTCTTTGAATCATATGTACGGTATCAAACCAGACCAAagtttccctaaaaaaaaaaaaagttaagatTTATTAAGTTAAAGTTAAACCTTTTGTACTTAAAGTTAGGACAATTAAAAGACTTACTCTGCCTTCACTACGACAGGATCATCCAGAAGGCAATAATCAGCAACTTCTTGATACAACTCGGGCAAACGTTTCATGTTCCTCTTGTAGAAACGCATGAAATGTCCGACAAGGAATGGTTCAGTGTTAACCTTTCCACATGGAATTCCAATTTTAGCCTTGCCATCAGTGAAAGAAGAGTGTATAATGGAATGATAACCGACAGTAGGCTCGTAAACTTTTAATTCTTTTGGAGCAGTTTCAGCACTTGCAAGAGGTTCAACACTTGGAAGAGGTTCAACAATTGGAAGAGGTACAACCAGCTGCTCAGATAAGCTTGGCTGTACATCAACCTCCAAAGTTGCGCCTGTAGTAGAATAAATGATTCCTTATCATTTAATGTGAAAAGGTTAAAGTTTTTTTAGATATTTCTAAGTTTTGAACATATAGTAAACTGAAATAGAGTAAAGTTGCACCTTGATTGGTCTGCTGAGCTGGATCAGTGGTAGCATCAACAATACGAGGTTCTTCACACTGTACAGCAGTCTTGTTAGCAGTTTCATTGACATTAATTTCATCAAGAACTCCTTGGATCTTTTTATTTGGACTATCATCTTGAGGTATAGCATTAGGTTTTCCATCACAATATATGTTCTCCAAACCTCCTGGCATAGACTGAACTGAAACTACCATCTCAGCCAATTCTTGCATCATGGCATAATACCTtggatccaaatcatcatccGGCAGCGATGGAGATGAACGTCGCCTCAGTGCTGCTACAGCTTCAAGTTGTTTCAAATGAAAATTTGAAACAATTTCCAAGTTCCTCTTCATTCTCAAAAACTCCGCATGCATTTCCTTCAAGATTCGGGAAAAGTTagactttttgaattaaaagttagacTTTTGAACTTAAAAGTTAGACTACTGaaacctaaactttaacttcagaaaccataactttaaatttcgaatccttaactttaactttaaaatcctaaactttcaagttcagaatccttaactttaactttaatatCCTAAACTTTAAGTTCAGAATCCTTGAAACAATTTTAGAattctaaactttaactttaggatccttaacattaacttcaaaatcctcaactttaacattaaagtccttaactttaaatacataatccttaactttaactttagaatccctaactttaacttcaaaatcctcaactttaacatcaaagtccttaactttaaatacataatccataactttaactttagaatcttTACCTTTAATTTTAGAATCAAATCTCAAAactagaataaaaattttaataaaagagAAATAACTATAAAAATGTTGAGAAGAAACTTACATCAGttgaaattgattgaattgCTGAATTTGACAATTGCCCATCAGGAATGACGAACCGTATATGGTTCTCATCATCGTTCACAGCATCATGCCTACCACAAATCTTGGCAAAACCTTCTTCAAAACCCAACTTTTGACAAACAGGGTAGGTCACTGTATTTAATAAACCACTGCCAAAGCAAGCTGAATCCTTTTCCAAAACAAGCCTTTCATGAATTTTAGTACCAGACCAATGCTTCATCAACGGAAGACTACAACTCTCTGCAATGCCTCTAAATTGAAGGCGATGAAAATAGACAACTTGTAAAACCCATAAACAACCACCAACGTTACCCTGGCAGCCTGAAGTTTTATGCTTCCTAATAGCCCGACAAAGTCTCTCATGGACATATCCACACCAATCAAGATTCTTTATTTCATCTACATCCtcaagaactttaactaaacccAAATCAGCAGTCCTATTAGCTATAGGAGCTAAGAAAACAGAGAATGCAAAAATCACAAATATTCGCTTGAACATTTCTCCACCTTCCACTAATTCACCCATCTTAATCTCCAACAGACGCAATGGAATGGttgcattttttttaactttaaagTAGTCTCTCCACTGATTTTTCAAACCTACATCCTTAGTCCTAGTGCTGCTATCTACAATAGGATTGTCAGAATGTAATGGGAGAAGAAACACATCATGCACATCACATGGACTAAATATGAATTCCTTTCCAGCTTCAATTTTAAACAACCAACTaacaggatcaaaatgatcaaTCAACCAGGGAAATAATGTTGTATCTAACTTAGAAGTTTGCGTAGGTAAAGATAACAACCAACCGAATCCAATTTCTGAAACAGACTTAATTTGATTTGAATTGAATGTTTCTATGACAGCTAACAAAGCAGTTGGTCTACACTGGGTAGTCAAGTTTGAAGTACTGCAACCCCCATCCAAGCTGAAAAAAAGTTAAACAGGTAAAAGTtagacttttagcagttaaagtttgGTTATTAACAGTAAAagttatgtttctgatgatgGAAGAATTTCTtaatatttacaacaaataccataactttaacctacataaGTACAACTGTAatatttaaaaggaaaaagttgACTTTTAGCAGGTAAAGTTAGGAGAAAAAAGtcaaaatccttaactttatatttagaaatcttgttTGTAAGATTTGACTTTAacatcaaaatcctcaactttaacttcaaaatccttaactttaacttcaaaatcctcaactttaagttcagaatccttaaactttaaatttagaaatcttaactttaactttagaatcctaaacttttaatttagaatccttaactttaatttcaaaatcataaactttaactttaggttccttaactttaactttaaaatttttaagTTTAACTTCAAAATTCTCAACTTTGAACTTCAAAAATCTTAACATTAACTacaaaatccttaactttaacgtcaaaatcctcaacttgaAGTCCAGAGTCCTTAAAACTTTGATTTCAAAatcataaactttaactttaggattcttaactttaactttaactacaaaattcttaactttaactacaaaaatctcaactttaacttcagagtccttaactttataaaacaactttaacacagaaaagttcaaattgagaaataaaacaaattgtaaAACTCACATCTGGACATCATTTTCAGCATCAACAGGAACATTAGCATCAACCTCAGCCTTAATCCTTGCCTTCTTCCCTTTGGTTTTTATTTCAACCAACTCACTCTTAACCATGACTCCCGGCTTCTTCTTCCCTTTGCCTGTCGGTTTAACCAAGCCAGCATTAACATCCTCGTCCTCGTCCTCGTCCTCGTCCCCGTTCTCATCCTGTTCCCAGTTCTCGTCCTGGTCCTCATCAGTATTAACATCCTCATCATCTTCATAAACAACATcgtcatcatcgtcatcatatTCAATATTTTCTGAATCTGGATATTGAATGTCATCATCTTCTTGTAAAATCTCCTTCACATTAACAGTTTTACTTCTCGGCATGATTCAATGATGTCAAAAATCACTGCAAAAGTTAAACTCCCATTAGATGAAAAatttgtaaatataaaagtaatAGATTTAACTGTTAAAGTTAAGATATTAATAGAAAAGTTAAGTCTTAAATGATTGAaaactgtcttaacttttatgccaatttccataacttaattatataaaactataactttaacACAACAAAGTACAACAGTGAAATAAAACAGACTGAAAGACTCAATTTAGTTGTAGAAAGGTAAAAACGTGAAAGTTAGACTATTACcaattaaagttaagttattcacAGTTAAAGTTAActcaattatcctaaactttaagtcaattatcctaaactttaactacagaatcctcaactttaacattagaaccctcaactttaacattagaaccctcaactttaactctaaaccctcaactttaactcaattaccctaaactttaactacagaatcctaaactttaactttagaaccctcaactttaactctaaaatcctaactttaactctataatcctcaactttaactcaattatcctTGCAACTTTGATACAGATTCAATGATTCACGTGCTTGCAACTTTGAATACAAATGTTCTTCACTATTAGGTGAATAACCTTAACTTATTAACAGATTTATAAACTTTAACATTTATATAACATAAATTAAAGCACAAAATTGAAATCGCAGCAAAGAAACAAAATCGCAGCAAAGAAGCTATCTGTGCAAAGGAACAAAATCGCAGCAAAAACAAACGATCGTTGAAGAAAAACCTAAATCAATACacacaaatacaaattcgaAGCAACACAAACAAAACGTGACATAATTGGAAGAATAATTCAAGTAgaacaactaaaataattaaacctaattatcaaaatacgaaaaatcaaagaaaataggTAGAAAACTAACCTGGATGAACTGTCGAGGTAATTGTAGCAAAATCGCGAAGAAATTGCAAAAGAAATCGCAAGAAGTTGCGGTTGAGATGCAGAAGAGAGAAATTGCAGTT contains these protein-coding regions:
- the LOC110793315 gene encoding protein FAR1-RELATED SEQUENCE 5-like — protein: MNSEGRYEVVNHVIMHNHDLTRSQWHYLHRSERQITEEKREAIETMQKSGLSSTASFNYMAIEAGGEENLGHSKKDHLNYCTRLKMKQIEGGDAQAVTDIMYLELEGDPNFFFRFRLDEKGKLRSLFWRDSMMMEDYGIFGDIVVFDTTYRTNRYNLICAPIVGINNHWNNCMFGCAFIGDEKIESFVWLLQTFKKSMGGKSPISIFTDQDAAMNNAINQVFPDSRDRLCVWHLHQNAITRFGALKRDPTFKKTFNYCLYKCVTVVEFETNWRSMLQQYELIGEEWFTNVYDLREKWCPALSKDFFSAGILSSQRSESTNHAIGFRANRATSLTDFYRLFKGTIQRWRSTEKQAEFSCSKSVPSSALPLSGLLKHASEVYTLSLFRDFEEEFGYSIATTAKLIWKQENTEFYAVSIDEEPWSAQRVTYIHESQTVSCTCKNFEASGWLCYHCIRILHLHSVNRIPEQYIKKRWTKSAKSSVWNKLENEKPEEVQYTPWRQTMARKYYNLILKSQSNEETRTLMEDGYAASVSLVDELLASLNVSNTDDASTTETSATAAPETSATAAPETNATAAYETNSAPAGFFAVRLVGACFFSGGPTFSGTDASATFLLRRFLEVKVFNGCLLPSAALSFTSATLLFISAILPSGFSFSLAFSCAILPSGFLFSLAFSSAFFSTSFSFLAASFFNFLSFANFCFLLVTTCG
- the LOC110802906 gene encoding uncharacterized protein; translated protein: MPRSKTVNVKEILQEDDDIQYPDSENIEYDDDDDDVVYEDDEDVNTDEDQDENWEQDENGDEDEDEDEDVNAGLVKPTGKGKKKPGVMVKSELVEIKTKGKKARIKAEVDANVPVDAENDVQILDGGCSTSNLTTQCRPTALLAVIETFNSNQIKSVSEIGFGWLLSLPTQTSKLDTTLFPWLIDHFDPVSWLFKIEAGKEFIFSPCDVHDVFLLPLHSDNPIVDSSTRTKDVGLKNQWRDYFKVKKNATIPLRLLEIKMGELVEGGEMFKRIFVIFAFSVFLAPIANRTADLGLVKVLEDVDEIKNLDWCGYVHERLCRAIRKHKTSGCQGNVGGCLWVLQVVYFHRLQFRGIAESCSLPLMKHWSGTKIHERLVLEKDSACFGSGLLNTVTYPVCQKLGFEEGFAKICGRHDAVNDDENHIRFVIPDGQLSNSAIQSISTDEMHAEFLRMKRNLEIVSNFHLKQLEAVAALRRRSSPSLPDDDLDPRYYAMMQELAEMVVSVQSMPGGLENIYCDGKPNAIPQDDSPNKKIQGVLDEINVNETANKTAVQCEEPRIVDATTDPAQQTNQGATLEVDVQPSLSEQLVVPLPIVEPLPSVEPLASAETAPKELKVYEPTVGYHSIIHSSFTDGKAKIGIPCGKVNTEPFLVGHFMRFYKRNMKRLPELYQEVADYCLLDDPVVVKAEETLVWFDTVHMIQREDMLSLAEDQEIYLSIIECWALMINANEMQHASPPSKFCFVVRQSEILELLWQDSTNEAAMDQLLICWKEWIDIYNNGFDITCVDLCDLLGTFLDDRGNNHEGDIGTYPMEEIEFDWKTAKGSDLDCGIYTMISMLTFEGTKCSCPDLKEKFSINLLISIPNE